Sequence from the Acidobacteriota bacterium genome:
AGGATGCTACGTCTTCGAAGGCGAGGTCGTGAGCCGGTACGTCAGCAAGAACCCGGCCGACCTCAGGAAACTCCTGGGGGAGGGGTAAGCCATGTCCTGGATGGACGACTACAAGAAGAAACTCTGCAGTCCCGAACAGGCGGCCAAGGCCGTCATGTCCGGAGACTGGGTCATGATCAGCGGGAACGCGGCGGCCCCCTATGCGCTCCTGCAGGCCCTCGCCGCGCGCGCCGACGAATTGCGCAACGTGACCTTGAGCCACGTCCTCCTCATGGGGGAGGACCCCTTTTCCCGGCCGGGCATGGAAAAGGCCTTCCGGCACAACTCTCTTTTCGTGGGGCCGGGTGACCGCGCCTCGGTCAACGACGGGCGGTCGGCCTACGTCCCCATCCATCTGCACATGATTCCCAAGGCCATCCGGAGCGGGGCGAGCCGCGTGGACGTCGCCATGATCCAGTGCTCCCCGCCGGATGACCACGGGTTCATGAGCCTCGGCGTGGAAGTCATGACCACCAAGGCCGCCGTGGAGGCGGCCAAGACCGTCATCGTCCAGGTGAACGAGCAAATGCCCCGGGTCCTGGGCGACTCCTTCCTCCACGTGTCCCGCGCCACCCACGTGGTGGAGCACACCCAGCCCCTCCTCGAGCTCCAGGGGAAACCGGCTTCGGAGGTGGAGCGCCGCATCGGCGCGTTCATCGCCGAGATGATCCCCGACGGCGCCACCCTCCAGATGGGCATCGGGGGAATCCCCGACGCAGTGCTTTCGCTCCTCGAGGGCAAGAGGGACCTCGGCATCCACACGGAGATGATCTCCGACGGCCTGGTCCGGGCCATGGAGCAGGGCATCATCACGGGCAATCGCAAGACCCTCCATCCGGGAAAGGTCGTGGCGACGTTCATCCTGGGCACCCGAAAGCTCTACGACTTCGTCCACGACAACCCGCTCTTCGAACTCCACCCCGTCGAGCACACGAACAACCCCTTCGTGATCGCACAGAACGACAACATGATCGCCATCAACTCGGCCCTGGAGGTGGACCTCACGGGCCAGGTCTGCTCCGACTCGATCGGGACGTACATCTACAGCGGCTTCGGCGGACAGCTCGACTTCATTCGGGGCGCGGCGGCCAGCAAGGGGGGCAAGCCCATCATCGCCCTCCCGTCCACCGCCAAGGGCAACTCCATGACGCGCATCACGCCGAAGCTCAAGGAGGGATCGGGCGTGGTAACCACACGCGCGGACGTCCACTACGTCGTGACGGAATTCGGCGTGGCCAACCTCTGGGGGAAGAACCTCCAGGAGCGGGCCCGGGCTCTCATCTCCATCGCCCATCCGGATTTCAGGGAGATGCTGGAAAAGGAAGCCAGGGACCGGCACCTGATCATGTAATAGAACGACGGGCCGGGGCGTTGTTCCCGGTGCGGGGACCGGCCCCGGGAGAGAGGCATGCGCATCTCGATCGAATACTGCGGCGTCTGAAACTACGAGCCCAGGGCGGCCAGTCTGGCCGCGAAGATCAAGGACCATCTTGGGACGGACGCGGAACTCGTTCGGTCCTCGGGGGGCGTTTTCGAGGTGACCCTGGACGGGGCCCTCGTCTACTCCAAGAAGATCACGGGCCAGTTCCCCAACGAGGACGCCCTTCTGGTCGAGCTTTCCCGCAGGGCGGGACGGGCTTAGTTTCCCGCGCGCATCGGGAGTCCGTGAGCATGGACATCAACGCCATCGTGGCCATCGCCGAAACCCACGCCGAGCCCCTGGCCAGGAAGTGGCTGGAGCGTCTCCGACGGGAAGAAGGCATGGAGAAGTACCTTCTCCGCCCCGAGGAGGAACTCCTCCAGCACGTACGGGCGGCGTACGAGGAGATCGGCACCTACCTCGATCAGCCCCGCCACATGGTGATCGTGGAGCACTTCCGCAACACGGGCCGTCGGCGCCGCGCCGAGGGCGTGCCCCTTCCTCAGGTCGTCCGGGCGGTTCAGATCGCGCGAATCGTCCTATGGCAGTACGTGATCGAGGAGGGGATCTTCGATTCGACGGCCAACCTCTACCAGGGCCTGAACCTGTACCGGCAGGTCGTCAACTTCTTCGACGCCGCCGTCCTGTTCGCCGTCCAGGGGTACACCGAGGAGCCCTGAAGGACCGGGCGCGCGCGCCGGACCGCCGGGCGGATTGTGAGGCGCCCGGTCCTGGAGTAACCTGTCCCCATGACGGACCAGCCCGAGAGAATCGGAAGATACGAGGTCATCGAACTGGCCGGACGGGGAGCCATGGGCAGGGTGTACCGGGCCCGCGACCCGCTCATCGGCCGTGTCGTCGCGATCAAGGTCGTGGCCCTGTCGGCCCTTCTGGGGGAGGAGGAGAAACGCGAGTTTCGGGAGAGGTTTTTCCGCGAGGCTCAGGCCGCGGGAGGGTTGCACCACCCCAGCATCGTCACCATCTACGACGTGGGCGAGTGGGAAGGGGTTCCCTACATGGCCCAGGAGTTCGTGGAGGGGACGAGCCTCTCCCGCCTCCTCAAGGAATCCGGCCCCCTTACCCAGGAGCGGGCCCTTCCGATCCTCAGGCAGATGGCGGACGCCCTCCACTACGCCCACGGTTTGGGGGTGGTGCATCGCGACATCAAGCCGGACAACATCCTCATCGACGAGAAAGGGCGGGCGGTCCTCACCGACTTCGGGGTCGCCCGTCTTGCCGCGAGCGACCTGACCCGGACCGGCGAAGTCCTCGGGACCCCGCACTTCATGAGCCCCGAGCAGGTGATGGGCCAGGAAGTGGACGGCCGGAGCGACCTTTTCTCGCTGGGGGTGGTTCTCTACCTCATGATCTCCGGGCAACGCCCCTTCCACGGAGAGACCATTTCCTCGGTCTGCTACCAGATCGTCCACGCCCCGCCCAAGCCCTTGCCCGACGAGGCCTCCTTTTCTCCCGGCATCCGGTTTCTCCTCGACCGTCTCCTGGCCAAGGACCCCGCCGAGCGGTTCCAGTCGGGCGGGGAACTGGTGGAGGCCATCGACGGGGTCCTGTCGGGAACCCTGGCCGCCGAACCGGCCCCCCCCTCCGCCGCCGCCGAGGGGCCCGTCCAGGTGCCCACCACCACCCGGGTTTCGCCGCCGATTCCCGCCCCGGGAGCCCCCGCGGGGACCGCCCCCGCAAAGCGCCGGAGGGGCCTCGCGGTGGGCCTGATCGTTACGCTGGGCGCCCTCGTCGGCCTCTGCCTCCTCGGTTTCGTCGTCGTGGGAAGGCTCGGAAAGGGCGGAGCGAAGCCCGTCCCCGTGGAAGAGCCCGCCCCGCCCCCGCCCGAGGGCACGCCCGTTCTACGCGGTGAGCCAAAGAGTGAAACGGCCCCGGCCGAGGCCCGGACCCCCGAGGTTCCGGTGCGGAAGCCCGCCGCCACGAAGACCGAGCCTCCCCCCGCCGTGAAGCCGCGGCAGCCAGACGCCCCCTCGACCCCCGAGACGAAGCCCGAGGCCTCCGCTTCGGCCCCCGCCCAGCCCGCCCCGGCGGCCCCGAAGAAAATCAAGAAGGCCCACCTGGGACTCATCGTGGAAGGACCGCTCCCCCGCGGGGAGATCAAAGTGTTCGCCAACGGCGAGCTCGTGCTGGAAACGCCCTTCCGCGGCCTGCCCGATCCCACGGGGAGGTCTCGAGGGGGCTTCCGCCTGATCCAGCACCTCGCCCTCCCCCCGGCCTCGTACGTCCTGCGTTTCCAGATTCTGAGCCCCGCCCCCACGCCCTTCATGGCCGAGACGGACTTCCCTCTCGTTCTGGAGGAAGGTTCGGACACGACGCTGAAGGTCGAACCCAAGCGGATGCCGGCCCGGATCAAGATCACCCGCCTCCCCTCCGCCTCGGAGGCCAGGTAGAGCCTCGGGAATGCCCGGAGCGCTCCTTCCGTTGAGGGGGGACTGATTGGATGAACTCGACGACCCAGGGGAGGCGAGGCGAGTGAAGACATCCAAGTCCGGGGACGGGGAGCCCGGAAGGAAGTCCCTCTCCGAGATCCACGGATCCGTGGCCGTGCCCTTCAAGGCGGGTTTTCTCCGGCGCATCCTGGCCATCACGGGACCCGCCTACCTCGTCAGCGTCGGATACATGGACCCCGGGAACTGGGCCACGGATCTCGCGGCGGGTTCCCGGTACAACTACACGCTGATCTGGGTCCTCCTCCTCTCGAACCTCATGGCCGTCCTGCTCCAGAGCCTGTCGGCGCGCCTCGGGATCGTGCGCGGGCTCGACCTCGCCCAGGCCTGCCGCGTGGAGTATCCCAGGGCCGTCAACCTGTCCCTCTACGGCCTGTGCGAGCTGGCCATCGCCGCCTGCGACCTGGCCGAGGTGCTCGGATCGGCCATCGCGCTCCAGCTCCTCTTCGGCATGCCCCTGCTCTGGGGGGTCCTCCTCACGGCCGCGGATACCCTGGCCCTTCTTTTTCTGAGCCAGTTCGGGATACGAAAACTGGAGGCCCTGATCCTGAGCCTCGTGACCCTCATCGGGGGGAGCTTCCTCATCGAGATCGTACTGGCCAAGCCCGAGTGGGGCGGGCTCGTCAAGGGGTTCGTGCCCTCCATTCCCGACACGTCGGCCCTCTTCATCGCCATCGGCATGCTGGGGGCCACGGTGATGCCCCACAATCTCTACCTCCATTCCTCCCTCGTCCAGACCCGCAAGATCGGCCCCGGGGAGGAGGAGAAGCGCCAGTCCCTCCGCCTGAACACCATCGATTCGGCCATCGCCCTGAACGTGGCGTTTTTTGTGAACGCCGCCATCCTCGTCATGGCCGCCGCGGTGTTCTACCGGTCGGGCCACACGGACGTGGCCGAGATCCAGGACGCCCATCGGCTCCTCGAGCCCATCCTGGGCGCAGCCATCGCCCCGGTGGCCTTCGCCGTGGCCCTCCTCGCGTCGGGCCAGTCCTCCACCATTACGGGAACCCTCGCCGGCCAGATCGTCATGGAGGGCTTTCTGAACATCCGGATCCCACCCTGGCTGAGGCGCCTGATCACCCGCCTCGTGGCCATCGCCCCCGCGGTCTTCACCCTCATTGTGTACGGGGAAGAGGGGACGGGGGACCTCCTCGTCCTGTCCCAGGTGGTGCTCTCCCTGCAACTGCCCTTCGCCATCGTGCCCCTGATCCATTTCGTGTCGGATCGGAAGACCATGGGGGTCTTCGCCATCGGCCCCGTATTGAAGGGGCTGGCGTGGCTTTCCGCCGTCATTGTCGTGTCCTTGAACCTGCGGCTCGTGACCGAAACCCTCCTGTCGGCCTCCCGCTCGGGG
This genomic interval carries:
- a CDS encoding serine/threonine-protein kinase gives rise to the protein MTDQPERIGRYEVIELAGRGAMGRVYRARDPLIGRVVAIKVVALSALLGEEEKREFRERFFREAQAAGGLHHPSIVTIYDVGEWEGVPYMAQEFVEGTSLSRLLKESGPLTQERALPILRQMADALHYAHGLGVVHRDIKPDNILIDEKGRAVLTDFGVARLAASDLTRTGEVLGTPHFMSPEQVMGQEVDGRSDLFSLGVVLYLMISGQRPFHGETISSVCYQIVHAPPKPLPDEASFSPGIRFLLDRLLAKDPAERFQSGGELVEAIDGVLSGTLAAEPAPPSAAAEGPVQVPTTTRVSPPIPAPGAPAGTAPAKRRRGLAVGLIVTLGALVGLCLLGFVVVGRLGKGGAKPVPVEEPAPPPPEGTPVLRGEPKSETAPAEARTPEVPVRKPAATKTEPPPAVKPRQPDAPSTPETKPEASASAPAQPAPAAPKKIKKAHLGLIVEGPLPRGEIKVFANGELVLETPFRGLPDPTGRSRGGFRLIQHLALPPASYVLRFQILSPAPTPFMAETDFPLVLEEGSDTTLKVEPKRMPARIKITRLPSASEAR
- a CDS encoding Nramp family divalent metal transporter; the protein is MKTSKSGDGEPGRKSLSEIHGSVAVPFKAGFLRRILAITGPAYLVSVGYMDPGNWATDLAAGSRYNYTLIWVLLLSNLMAVLLQSLSARLGIVRGLDLAQACRVEYPRAVNLSLYGLCELAIAACDLAEVLGSAIALQLLFGMPLLWGVLLTAADTLALLFLSQFGIRKLEALILSLVTLIGGSFLIEIVLAKPEWGGLVKGFVPSIPDTSALFIAIGMLGATVMPHNLYLHSSLVQTRKIGPGEEEKRQSLRLNTIDSAIALNVAFFVNAAILVMAAAVFYRSGHTDVAEIQDAHRLLEPILGAAIAPVAFAVALLASGQSSTITGTLAGQIVMEGFLNIRIPPWLRRLITRLVAIAPAVFTLIVYGEEGTGDLLVLSQVVLSLQLPFAIVPLIHFVSDRKTMGVFAIGPVLKGLAWLSAVIVVSLNLRLVTETLLSASRSGRPGSAWILAGGGALQFLVGMLLVYVVAKPWVERLNRTKRSPAAIGVHAPTRRPRLEEAPVPYRKVAVAMDFSGREETVLREAIRLFQGAKPHLALIHVVESAGARFLGKDSADVESQKDAERLEVFAQALRELGFEVSTHLGVGKPVPELARIVNELGPDLVILGGHGHRFLSDLIHGSTADALRHRVKASVLVVGRVGG
- a CDS encoding acetyl-CoA hydrolase/transferase C-terminal domain-containing protein, with the translated sequence MDDYKKKLCSPEQAAKAVMSGDWVMISGNAAAPYALLQALAARADELRNVTLSHVLLMGEDPFSRPGMEKAFRHNSLFVGPGDRASVNDGRSAYVPIHLHMIPKAIRSGASRVDVAMIQCSPPDDHGFMSLGVEVMTTKAAVEAAKTVIVQVNEQMPRVLGDSFLHVSRATHVVEHTQPLLELQGKPASEVERRIGAFIAEMIPDGATLQMGIGGIPDAVLSLLEGKRDLGIHTEMISDGLVRAMEQGIITGNRKTLHPGKVVATFILGTRKLYDFVHDNPLFELHPVEHTNNPFVIAQNDNMIAINSALEVDLTGQVCSDSIGTYIYSGFGGQLDFIRGAAASKGGKPIIALPSTAKGNSMTRITPKLKEGSGVVTTRADVHYVVTEFGVANLWGKNLQERARALISIAHPDFREMLEKEARDRHLIM
- a CDS encoding Rdx family protein; amino-acid sequence: MRISIEYCGVUNYEPRAASLAAKIKDHLGTDAELVRSSGGVFEVTLDGALVYSKKITGQFPNEDALLVELSRRAGRA